The Mycobacterium paragordonae genome includes a region encoding these proteins:
- a CDS encoding enoyl-CoA hydratase/isomerase family protein codes for MRVVDLSSAPEPDAAVPPGVIVAYGSPHSEYWLDKATFTLSEQPCDDRRVVVVDSVPRALTELTQRCRNWPIASAVCDDVLRCLDPAGATLAGLVTESLAYSTLQAGPEFGRWLSQRGPARVPDSVEPVTAHRDNDILRISFNRPERHNAFCTGTRAALLEALAVAQLDPSVTGIVLSGNGPSFCSGGDLAEFGSFADPAGAHLARTRHSPALVLDELTARLGRACRAQVHGRVLGSGLEMAAFCGWVQAAPDSVFGLPELGLGLLPGAGGTVSVTRRVGRWRTAYLVLSGHTVDAQTALAWGLVDAIGFAQ; via the coding sequence CTGCGGGTGGTCGATCTGTCCAGCGCGCCGGAGCCCGACGCGGCCGTGCCGCCGGGGGTGATCGTCGCCTACGGGTCACCACACAGCGAATACTGGCTGGATAAAGCAACTTTCACGCTCTCCGAGCAACCGTGTGACGATCGCCGGGTGGTCGTGGTGGATTCGGTGCCACGAGCGTTGACGGAGTTGACGCAACGCTGCCGGAATTGGCCGATCGCGAGTGCGGTCTGTGACGACGTGCTGCGCTGCCTGGACCCCGCCGGCGCCACCCTGGCCGGCCTGGTCACCGAGTCGCTGGCCTACTCGACGTTGCAGGCCGGCCCGGAGTTCGGTCGCTGGCTGTCACAGCGCGGGCCCGCCCGGGTGCCGGACAGTGTCGAACCCGTTACGGCGCATCGTGACAACGACATCCTGCGGATCAGCTTCAACCGCCCGGAGCGGCACAACGCCTTCTGCACCGGCACGCGAGCGGCGTTGCTGGAGGCGCTTGCGGTCGCGCAACTCGATCCGTCGGTGACCGGGATCGTGTTGAGCGGCAACGGCCCGTCGTTCTGCAGCGGGGGAGACCTCGCCGAGTTCGGCAGCTTCGCCGACCCGGCCGGCGCTCACCTGGCGCGCACCCGGCACAGCCCCGCGCTGGTGCTGGACGAACTCACCGCCCGGCTCGGCCGCGCATGCCGCGCGCAGGTGCACGGTCGGGTGCTGGGCAGCGGACTCGAGATGGCCGCGTTCTGCGGGTGGGTGCAGGCGGCGCCGGACAGCGTGTTCGGCCTGCCCGAACTGGGCCTGGGATTGTTACCCGGCGCGGGCGGCACGGTCAGCGTCACCAGGCGCGTCGGCCGTTGGCGCACCGCGTATCTGGTGCTGTCCGGTCACACCGTCGACGCGCAGACGGCGCTGGCGTGGGGGTTGGTGGACGCGATCGGCTTTGCTCAGTAG
- a CDS encoding CD225/dispanin family protein → MSYPSDPYGANPGWQGQPPPSYGGPPAYGAGPEPDNYLVWAILSTVLCCLPAGIVSIVYSTKVSGLWAQGRYQEAQDASRNAKKWAIISAIVGAVVIVVSIILYVVLIAVAVSNAPSTTYTTYSGY, encoded by the coding sequence ATGAGTTATCCGTCGGACCCGTACGGCGCCAACCCGGGTTGGCAGGGCCAGCCGCCGCCGAGCTACGGCGGGCCGCCGGCTTACGGCGCCGGTCCGGAGCCGGACAACTACCTGGTGTGGGCGATCCTGAGCACCGTGTTGTGCTGTCTGCCGGCCGGCATCGTGTCGATCGTCTACTCCACCAAGGTCTCCGGGCTATGGGCGCAGGGGCGCTACCAGGAGGCCCAGGACGCTTCGCGCAACGCCAAGAAGTGGGCGATCATCAGCGCCATCGTCGGTGCGGTGGTGATCGTGGTGTCGATCATCCTCTACGTCGTGCTGATCGCGGTGGCCGTCTCGAACGCGCCGTCGACGACCTACACCACCTACTCCGGCTACTGA
- a CDS encoding acyl-CoA dehydrogenase family protein, translating to MSTELNDDEAMLVATVRAFIDRDVRPTVREVEHANTYPEAWIEQMKRIGIYGLAIDEEYGGSPVSMPCYVEVTQELARGWMSLAGAMGGHTVVAKLLTLFGTPEQKRKYLPPMATGELRATMALTEPGGGSDLQNMTTTALPAADPDTLVVNGSKTWISNARRSGLIALLVKTDPNATPRHRGISVLLVEHGPGLTVSRDLPKLGYKGVESCELSFDDFRVPSSAVLGGVAGEGFSQMMKGLETGRIQVAARALGVATAALEDALDYAQQRESFGQPIWKHQAVGHYLADMATKLTAARQLTRYAAQRYDGGQRCDMEAGMAKLFASEVAMEIALNAVRIHGGYGYSTEYDVERYFRDAPLMIVGEGTNEIQRNVIAAQLVSRGGI from the coding sequence GTGAGCACTGAACTCAACGACGACGAAGCGATGCTGGTGGCCACCGTGCGGGCGTTCATCGACCGCGACGTGCGGCCCACCGTGCGCGAGGTCGAGCACGCCAACACCTATCCCGAGGCGTGGATCGAGCAGATGAAGCGCATCGGCATCTACGGCCTGGCCATCGACGAGGAGTACGGCGGTTCGCCGGTCTCGATGCCGTGCTACGTCGAGGTGACCCAGGAACTCGCCCGCGGCTGGATGAGCCTGGCCGGCGCGATGGGCGGGCACACCGTCGTCGCCAAGCTGCTGACCCTGTTCGGCACCCCGGAGCAGAAGCGAAAGTACCTGCCGCCCATGGCTACTGGCGAACTGCGGGCCACGATGGCGCTCACCGAACCGGGCGGCGGCTCTGACCTGCAGAACATGACCACCACCGCACTACCGGCCGCAGACCCAGATACGTTGGTGGTCAACGGCTCCAAGACCTGGATCAGCAACGCACGCCGTTCCGGGCTGATCGCGCTGCTGGTCAAGACCGACCCGAACGCCACCCCGCGGCACCGGGGCATCTCGGTACTCCTGGTCGAACACGGGCCGGGCCTGACCGTGTCGCGGGATCTGCCCAAGTTGGGCTACAAGGGCGTTGAGTCGTGCGAGCTTTCGTTCGACGACTTCCGGGTTCCGTCGTCTGCCGTGTTGGGCGGCGTTGCGGGCGAAGGGTTTTCGCAGATGATGAAGGGCCTGGAGACCGGCCGGATCCAGGTGGCCGCCCGGGCGCTGGGCGTGGCGACGGCGGCACTGGAGGACGCGCTGGACTACGCCCAGCAGCGCGAGAGTTTCGGGCAGCCGATCTGGAAGCACCAGGCCGTCGGGCACTATTTGGCCGACATGGCAACGAAACTCACCGCCGCGCGCCAGCTCACCCGCTATGCCGCGCAGCGTTACGACGGCGGGCAGCGGTGTGACATGGAGGCGGGAATGGCCAAGTTGTTCGCCTCGGAAGTGGCCATGGAGATCGCGCTCAACGCGGTGCGGATTCACGGCGGCTACGGCTACTCCACCGAATACGACGTCGAACGCTATTTCCGTGACGCGCCACTGATGATCGTCGGCGAGGGCACCAACGAGATCCAGCGCAACGTGATCGCCGCGCAGCTGGTGTCGCGCGGCGGAATCTGA
- a CDS encoding MaoC family dehydratase — translation MTDGYTAVRAGGPYFDDLVLGQVFDWAPSVTLSPGLAAAHQAIIGDRLRLALDAGLCFAVTGAAAALAHPGLVCDVAIGQSTLATQRVRANLFYRGLTFHRFPVLGDTLYTRTEVVGLRANTPKPGRAPTGLAALRMTTIDQADQLVLDFYRCAMLPAGPDWAPEDAATRTDDLSRVGADAAPPAVDPTETWDGEAFRRRVPGPHFDPGLAGAVLHSTGDVVTSAPELARLTLNIAATHHDSRVGGQRLVYGGHTIGLAFAQANRLLPNLATVLGWESCDHTGPVHEGDTLYSEVQVESATPNSDAGVLGLRSLVYAAGLDGAPDRQVLDWRYRALQF, via the coding sequence GTGACTGATGGGTATACGGCGGTGCGTGCGGGCGGGCCCTACTTCGACGACCTCGTCCTGGGGCAGGTGTTCGACTGGGCGCCGTCGGTCACCCTGTCGCCGGGGCTGGCCGCCGCCCACCAGGCGATCATCGGAGACCGGCTGCGGTTGGCGCTGGACGCCGGTCTGTGCTTCGCGGTGACGGGCGCGGCGGCCGCGCTGGCGCATCCGGGGCTGGTGTGCGACGTCGCGATCGGGCAGTCGACGCTGGCCACTCAGCGGGTCAGAGCCAACCTGTTCTACCGCGGCTTGACGTTCCACCGGTTCCCGGTGCTCGGCGACACCCTCTACACCCGGACCGAGGTCGTGGGTCTGCGCGCCAACACGCCCAAGCCGGGGCGGGCGCCCACCGGACTGGCGGCGCTGCGGATGACCACGATCGACCAGGCCGATCAACTGGTCCTGGATTTCTACCGCTGCGCGATGCTGCCGGCCGGCCCGGACTGGGCGCCCGAGGACGCCGCGACCCGGACCGATGACCTGTCGCGCGTCGGCGCGGATGCGGCACCCCCGGCCGTGGACCCCACCGAGACGTGGGATGGCGAGGCCTTCCGCCGCAGGGTGCCGGGCCCGCATTTCGACCCGGGTCTGGCCGGCGCGGTGCTGCACAGCACCGGCGACGTGGTCACCAGCGCCCCCGAGCTGGCCCGGCTGACCCTGAATATCGCTGCCACACATCATGATTCGCGAGTGGGCGGGCAGCGGCTGGTGTACGGCGGACACACCATCGGGCTGGCGTTCGCCCAGGCCAACCGGTTGCTGCCCAACCTGGCGACGGTGCTGGGCTGGGAGTCCTGCGACCACACCGGCCCAGTGCACGAGGGCGACACGCTGTACAGCGAGGTACAGGTCGAGTCGGCCACCCCGAACTCCGACGCGGGCGTGCTGGGGCTGCGCTCGCTGGTGTACGCGGCCGGCCTCGACGGGGCGCCGGACCGGCAGGTATTGGACTGGCGCTACCGCGCGCTGCAGTTCTAG